The Micromonospora sp. M71_S20 genome has a window encoding:
- a CDS encoding cellulase family glycosylhydrolase, translating into MKRKALAAAAAAAAAVLAGAVAAGPGVAAPARAIPTTAPAAAAVPANDWLHTEGNKIVDEAGNEVWLTGTNWFGFNASERVFHGLWSGNITQITKSMADRGINIVRVPVSTQLLLEWKAGTFGPVNVNTYANPELAGKNGLQVFDHWLQLCEQYGLKVMLDVHSAEADNSGHIHPMWYKGTITTEHFYQAWEWVTARYLTNDTIVAMDLKNEPHGTPNQPPRAKWDNSTDQDNWKHVAETAARRILAINPNLLILVEGIEVYPREGESWSSPNTDPDLSPNYYYNWWGGNLRGVRTLPINLGAHQDQLVYSPHDYGPLVFEQPWFQKEFDKTSLTNDVWRPNWLFIHENDTAPLLIGEWGGRLGQDARQDKWMTALRDLIVEHGLHQTFWVLNPNSGDTGGLLLDDWKTWDEQKYALLKPALWQHNNKFVGLDHAVRLGGAASTTGISLAERYANGGGGDTVAPTAPGQPTVSGITATGASLAWAAASDNVGVTSYDVLRATGTGAATVVGTVTGTSYTATGLTANTSYTFSVRARDAAGNVSAPSPGRTFTTLDGGGGDAGCTATYRVTTSWSGGYQAEVAVKNTGTSATRNWTVTWTSPSGTSIGSLWSGRHTVSGSTVTVRNEAWNGALPPSGTTAFGFTANGPDTVPGDISCAASS; encoded by the coding sequence ATGAAACGAAAAGCTCTTGCCGCCGCCGCCGCCGCCGCCGCTGCCGTGCTGGCCGGCGCCGTCGCGGCCGGCCCCGGCGTCGCCGCCCCGGCCCGAGCCATCCCCACCACCGCACCCGCCGCAGCCGCGGTTCCTGCCAACGACTGGCTGCACACCGAGGGCAACAAGATCGTCGACGAGGCCGGCAACGAGGTCTGGCTGACGGGGACCAACTGGTTCGGATTCAACGCCTCGGAACGGGTCTTCCACGGCCTGTGGTCCGGCAACATCACCCAGATCACCAAGTCGATGGCCGACCGGGGCATCAACATCGTCCGAGTGCCCGTCTCCACCCAGCTGCTGCTGGAGTGGAAGGCCGGAACGTTCGGCCCCGTCAACGTCAACACCTACGCCAACCCCGAGCTGGCCGGCAAGAACGGCCTGCAGGTCTTCGATCACTGGCTTCAGCTCTGCGAGCAGTACGGCCTCAAGGTCATGTTGGACGTGCACAGCGCGGAGGCCGACAACTCCGGACACATCCATCCGATGTGGTACAAGGGCACGATCACCACCGAGCACTTCTACCAGGCGTGGGAGTGGGTCACCGCGCGTTATCTCACCAACGACACCATCGTCGCGATGGACCTCAAGAACGAACCGCACGGCACGCCGAACCAGCCGCCGCGCGCGAAGTGGGACAACTCGACCGACCAGGACAACTGGAAGCACGTTGCGGAAACTGCCGCCCGACGGATCCTGGCCATCAACCCCAACCTGCTGATCCTGGTCGAGGGAATCGAGGTCTACCCGCGCGAGGGCGAGAGCTGGAGCTCGCCGAACACCGACCCCGACCTCTCGCCGAACTACTACTACAACTGGTGGGGCGGCAACCTGCGCGGCGTGCGCACCCTGCCCATCAACCTGGGCGCCCACCAGGACCAACTGGTGTACTCGCCGCACGACTACGGTCCACTGGTCTTCGAGCAGCCCTGGTTCCAGAAGGAGTTCGACAAGACCTCACTGACCAACGACGTGTGGCGGCCCAACTGGCTCTTCATCCACGAGAACGACACCGCGCCGTTGCTGATCGGCGAGTGGGGCGGCCGACTCGGCCAGGACGCCCGGCAGGACAAGTGGATGACCGCACTGCGTGACCTGATCGTCGAGCACGGGCTGCACCAGACGTTCTGGGTGCTCAACCCCAACTCGGGCGACACGGGCGGACTGCTGCTCGACGACTGGAAGACCTGGGACGAGCAGAAGTACGCCCTGCTCAAGCCGGCGCTGTGGCAACACAACAACAAGTTCGTCGGGCTGGACCACGCGGTCCGGTTGGGCGGTGCGGCCAGCACCACCGGTATCAGCCTGGCCGAGCGCTACGCCAACGGTGGGGGCGGCGACACCGTCGCGCCGACCGCCCCGGGGCAGCCCACCGTCAGCGGCATCACCGCCACCGGCGCCTCGCTGGCCTGGGCCGCCGCGTCCGACAACGTCGGCGTCACCTCGTACGATGTGCTCCGGGCGACCGGAACCGGCGCGGCGACCGTGGTGGGCACCGTCACCGGCACCAGCTACACCGCCACCGGGCTGACCGCGAACACCAGCTACACCTTCAGCGTCCGGGCCCGGGACGCCGCCGGCAATGTCTCGGCCCCCTCGCCGGGACGTACCTTCACGACCCTCGACGGCGGTGGCGGCGACGCCGGCTGCACGGCGACCTACCGGGTGACCACCTCCTGGTCGGGCGGCTACCAGGCCGAGGTGGCCGTGAAGAACACCGGCACCAGCGCGACCCGGAACTGGACGGTCACCTGGACCTCGCCGAGCGGCACCTCGATCGGCTCGCTCTGGAGCGGCCGGCACACCGTCTCCGGCTCGACGGTGACGGTTCGCAACGAGGCGTGGAACGGCGCCCTGCCCCCGAGCGGGACGACCGCCTTCGGCTTCACCGCCAACGGCCCCGACACCGTGCCCGGCGACATCTCCTGCGCCGCGTCGTCCTGA
- a CDS encoding ThuA domain-containing protein, which produces MSFEVIVMTRTAGYRHDSIPDGIRAVQALGEEHGFAVTATEDGDTFTIDRLAEVAVVVFLNTSGEVLDAAAQRAFESFIGAGGGFVGVHAAATTGYSWPFYSRLLGAAYFTDHPEVQQATLRVEDHDHPATAHLGSTWTRRDEWYNHRCGVRSTARVLLSVDETSYEGGTMGADHPHAWCVEIAGGRSFYTAGGHTAEAYDEPDFRAHLLGGIRWAAGGRAGHRGPVAG; this is translated from the coding sequence ATGAGCTTCGAGGTCATCGTCATGACCAGGACGGCCGGATACCGGCACGACTCCATCCCGGACGGCATCCGCGCCGTACAGGCACTCGGCGAGGAGCACGGCTTCGCCGTGACCGCCACCGAGGACGGCGACACGTTCACCATCGACCGGCTGGCCGAGGTCGCGGTGGTGGTGTTCCTGAACACCTCGGGCGAGGTGCTCGACGCGGCCGCACAGCGGGCCTTCGAGTCGTTCATCGGCGCGGGAGGCGGTTTTGTGGGCGTGCACGCCGCCGCCACCACCGGCTACTCGTGGCCCTTCTACAGCCGGCTGCTCGGGGCCGCCTACTTCACTGATCACCCCGAGGTGCAGCAGGCCACGCTCCGGGTCGAGGACCACGACCACCCGGCGACCGCCCATCTGGGATCGACCTGGACCCGCCGTGACGAGTGGTACAACCACCGGTGCGGCGTCCGGTCGACCGCGCGGGTCCTGCTGTCGGTGGACGAGACATCGTACGAGGGCGGGACGATGGGCGCCGACCATCCGCACGCGTGGTGCGTCGAGATCGCGGGCGGGCGCTCGTTCTACACCGCGGGTGGGCACACCGCCGAGGCGTACGACGAGCCGGACTTCCGGGCCCATCTGCTGGGCGGGATCCGGTGGGCGGCCGGTGGCCGGGCGGGGCACAGGGGGCCCGTGGCCGGGTGA
- a CDS encoding YcxB family protein, protein MHIRFDVPADPAYPGRVAAALSRVRLRRYGHIGAVLAAAGAIAFAVSRGFAWGEKISPLCMAIVAAGVLSMLYSPWVRLRARRRSSHYAVEGAYDITDDNIMMCSGSESGGIAWDGVTQVGDTPEFWIVYVGRMPATVIPRRLMSAEDAETLRTYMAKRGLLQLP, encoded by the coding sequence GTGCACATCCGGTTTGACGTCCCAGCTGATCCCGCCTACCCAGGCCGCGTGGCCGCTGCGCTCAGCAGGGTTCGGCTACGCAGGTACGGCCATATCGGCGCGGTGCTGGCGGCGGCCGGGGCGATCGCTTTCGCCGTCTCACGGGGGTTCGCGTGGGGCGAGAAGATTTCGCCGCTGTGCATGGCCATCGTTGCAGCTGGCGTGCTGTCGATGCTGTACTCGCCGTGGGTGCGGTTGCGCGCCCGACGCCGCTCCAGTCACTACGCCGTCGAGGGCGCGTACGACATCACCGACGACAACATCATGATGTGCAGTGGCTCGGAGTCCGGCGGCATCGCCTGGGACGGGGTCACCCAGGTAGGGGACACCCCCGAGTTCTGGATCGTCTACGTCGGTCGGATGCCGGCGACCGTAATCCCACGCCGCCTGATGTCCGCCGAGGACGCCGAGACGTTGCGAACCTATATGGCCAAACGTGGGCTGCTCCAGCTTCCCTGA
- a CDS encoding diaminobutyrate--2-oxoglutarate transaminase family protein: MYSYVRERESGARTYADNVDRVIERGSLARLWDTEGREYLDCLSVAGTLALGHNHPAVTQAVLSFIGSGHVQQALDLTTPAKYRFLRQLFDVLPADFSASAKVQFCGPSGADATEAAVKLFKTATGRRTVLAFHGAYHGMTAGSLSLTGNLSAKQSVASLMPDTHFLPYPYDYRCPFGIGGEAGVQANLHYLERVLTDPESGITTPAAVFVEAVQGEGGVIPAPVSWLRGLRELTSRLDIPLVIDEIQTGFGRTGSMFAFEEAGVRPDAVLMSKALGGGYPIALVAYDSRYDAWGPGAHAGTFRGNQIAMVAGTTTMSVIKDEGLVEAAATKGKLLAAGLAELAERHPEIGDVRGRGLMWGMEVVDAGLPADALGAHPADGARAALIKRRCLELGLIVERGGRHGAVLRLLPPLVITEDEIQEVLEKLGEAFETAGDRT; encoded by the coding sequence GTGTACAGCTACGTGCGTGAGCGCGAGTCCGGCGCTCGTACCTATGCCGACAACGTCGACCGCGTCATAGAGCGGGGCTCGCTCGCCCGGCTGTGGGACACCGAAGGTCGGGAGTACCTGGACTGCCTCTCGGTCGCGGGCACGTTGGCCCTGGGGCACAACCATCCCGCCGTCACCCAGGCGGTGCTGAGCTTCATCGGGTCCGGCCATGTGCAGCAGGCGCTCGATCTGACCACGCCGGCCAAGTACCGGTTCCTCCGCCAGTTGTTCGACGTGTTGCCCGCGGACTTCAGTGCTTCCGCGAAGGTCCAGTTCTGTGGGCCGTCCGGCGCGGACGCGACGGAGGCGGCGGTCAAGCTCTTCAAGACCGCCACCGGCAGGCGCACGGTCCTCGCCTTCCACGGCGCCTACCACGGCATGACGGCGGGTTCGCTCAGCCTGACCGGCAACCTGTCCGCCAAGCAGTCGGTTGCCTCGCTCATGCCGGACACGCACTTCCTGCCCTACCCGTACGACTACCGATGCCCGTTCGGCATCGGCGGGGAAGCGGGTGTGCAGGCGAACCTGCACTACCTGGAACGGGTACTCACCGATCCGGAGAGCGGGATCACGACCCCGGCCGCGGTGTTCGTCGAAGCCGTGCAGGGGGAGGGCGGCGTGATCCCGGCGCCGGTGTCCTGGCTGCGCGGACTGCGGGAGCTGACCTCCAGGCTGGACATCCCGCTGGTGATCGACGAGATCCAGACGGGGTTCGGGCGGACCGGCTCCATGTTCGCGTTCGAGGAGGCGGGTGTCCGGCCGGACGCCGTGCTGATGTCGAAAGCCCTCGGCGGTGGCTACCCGATCGCGCTGGTGGCCTACGACTCCCGCTACGACGCGTGGGGCCCGGGCGCGCACGCCGGCACGTTCCGGGGCAACCAGATAGCCATGGTCGCGGGCACCACCACGATGTCCGTGATCAAGGACGAGGGCCTGGTGGAGGCGGCGGCGACCAAGGGCAAGCTGCTCGCCGCAGGGCTGGCCGAACTCGCCGAACGTCATCCCGAGATCGGCGACGTGCGTGGCCGCGGGCTGATGTGGGGGATGGAGGTCGTGGACGCCGGCCTGCCCGCCGACGCGCTGGGCGCCCATCCGGCCGACGGCGCGCGCGCCGCCCTGATCAAGCGTCGTTGCCTCGAGCTGGGCCTGATCGTCGAACGCGGCGGCCGTCATGGTGCCGTGCTGCGGCTGCTGCCTCCGCTGGTCATCACCGAGGACGAGATCCAGGAAGTGCTCGAGAAGCTCGGGGAGGCATTCGAGACGGCCGGCGACCGCACATGA
- a CDS encoding class I SAM-dependent methyltransferase — MLTPDYTYEHDFAAECAAAGEAPRIAAAAALLEMGDRLGLVSLIATGDEVTVESLAKAADLPEAGVAGYCEALESAGIIVPVGTSGTTFRAADDFAQIRHQAGFVSWTMNANRPFIENARKFLTDPSLGSGIDMRDGREVAVSSEWMGSKAFYPAALSTILKSKPEVVVDLGAGTCRLLIEVLQRVPHSRAVGLDLDGPSCAAARQAGEAAGVGDRLRVVERSIQSIADDPSPLEGADVIHGGFVFHDMFPEEEETAERVLANCREALREGGIMALTEAVPYVRNERERRFSAAVTYYHRQFMKRRLQSEDEWKARLRAAGFTHVESIELAFPTGRLFVAQR; from the coding sequence ATGCTGACTCCTGACTACACGTACGAGCACGACTTCGCCGCCGAGTGCGCGGCGGCCGGAGAGGCGCCGCGCATCGCCGCCGCCGCCGCGCTGCTCGAGATGGGAGATCGGCTCGGCCTCGTCTCCCTGATCGCGACCGGCGACGAGGTGACCGTCGAATCGCTGGCCAAGGCGGCAGACCTGCCGGAGGCCGGGGTGGCCGGCTACTGCGAGGCCCTGGAGTCGGCCGGCATCATCGTCCCGGTGGGGACCTCCGGCACGACCTTCCGCGCGGCGGACGACTTCGCGCAGATCCGCCACCAGGCCGGTTTCGTCTCCTGGACGATGAACGCCAACCGGCCGTTCATCGAGAACGCCCGCAAGTTCCTGACCGACCCGTCCCTCGGTAGCGGCATCGACATGCGCGACGGCCGCGAGGTCGCGGTCAGCTCCGAGTGGATGGGTTCCAAGGCCTTCTACCCCGCCGCGCTGTCCACGATCCTCAAGTCGAAGCCGGAGGTCGTCGTCGACCTCGGCGCGGGTACGTGCCGTCTGCTGATCGAGGTCCTGCAGCGGGTGCCGCACAGCCGGGCCGTCGGGCTCGACCTGGACGGTCCGTCGTGCGCGGCTGCCCGGCAGGCGGGCGAGGCCGCGGGAGTGGGCGACCGGCTGCGCGTCGTGGAGCGGTCGATCCAGTCCATCGCGGACGACCCGTCGCCGCTGGAGGGCGCGGATGTCATCCACGGCGGGTTCGTGTTCCACGACATGTTTCCCGAGGAGGAGGAGACGGCGGAACGCGTGCTGGCCAACTGCCGCGAGGCGCTGCGCGAGGGCGGGATCATGGCCCTCACCGAGGCCGTCCCGTACGTGCGTAACGAGCGTGAGCGTCGGTTCAGCGCCGCGGTCACCTACTACCACCGACAGTTCATGAAGCGTCGTCTGCAGAGCGAGGACGAGTGGAAGGCCCGGCTCCGCGCGGCCGGGTTCACCCACGTCGAGTCGATCGAGCTGGCCTTCCCGACGGGCCGCCTGTTCGTGGCGCAGCGCTGA
- a CDS encoding cytochrome P450, whose amino-acid sequence MDTVAQCPFAAGAGVDLVDADLYGSGDPHAIWAEHRRDSPVRWQQVGADKGFWSVTRHADISRVLREHETFSSQQGTLLNLLGAGDPASGSQLAVTDPPRHGEMREPLQRALSIRAAENYQADIRALVADLVAPLAEGGPFDLAEAMSSLPMAVTGTMMAIPAADWPLLTRAAIAALAADDPAYQFRGSAEATLRRSHREIFAYFQDVVTSRRKHPGDDLIGTLLTMRVDGKGLTDGQITANCYSLLIGAIVTTPQVVTSAVAQLAGTGELDRWADDPSLMNTAVEEAVRWASPTNHFMRYVVRDTELAGVPIRAGEAVVTWLGSANRDEAVFRDPFRFDIARKPNKHIAFGVGPHYCIGHTIARVTLRIAFAELLGNFTDLQLAAKPVRLRSNIIAGIRELKVTGRRRSSPAAVIG is encoded by the coding sequence ATGGACACGGTGGCACAGTGCCCGTTCGCGGCAGGCGCGGGCGTCGACCTTGTTGATGCCGACCTGTATGGCAGCGGCGACCCGCACGCGATCTGGGCCGAGCACCGGAGAGACAGCCCGGTGCGCTGGCAGCAGGTCGGCGCCGACAAGGGCTTCTGGTCGGTGACCCGGCACGCGGACATCAGCCGCGTGCTGCGCGAACACGAGACCTTCAGCTCGCAGCAGGGCACCCTGCTGAACCTGCTCGGCGCGGGCGACCCCGCGAGCGGCAGTCAGCTCGCGGTCACCGATCCGCCGCGACACGGCGAGATGCGCGAGCCACTGCAGCGCGCGCTGTCGATCCGCGCGGCCGAGAACTACCAGGCCGACATCCGCGCGTTGGTGGCCGATCTGGTGGCGCCGTTGGCCGAGGGCGGCCCGTTCGACCTCGCCGAGGCGATGTCCAGCCTCCCGATGGCGGTCACCGGGACGATGATGGCCATTCCCGCGGCGGACTGGCCGTTGCTGACCCGGGCCGCCATCGCCGCGCTGGCCGCCGACGATCCCGCCTACCAGTTCCGGGGCAGCGCGGAGGCGACGCTGCGTCGGTCCCACCGGGAGATCTTCGCCTACTTCCAGGACGTAGTCACGAGCAGGCGTAAGCACCCCGGCGACGACCTGATCGGCACGTTGCTGACCATGCGGGTGGACGGGAAGGGCCTGACCGACGGCCAGATCACGGCCAACTGCTACAGCCTGCTCATCGGCGCGATCGTGACGACGCCGCAGGTCGTCACGTCGGCCGTGGCGCAGCTGGCGGGCACCGGCGAGCTGGACCGGTGGGCGGACGACCCGAGCCTGATGAACACCGCGGTCGAGGAAGCGGTGCGGTGGGCGTCGCCGACGAACCACTTCATGCGCTACGTGGTCCGGGACACCGAACTCGCCGGCGTGCCGATCCGCGCCGGCGAGGCGGTGGTCACCTGGCTTGGATCGGCGAACCGGGACGAGGCGGTGTTCCGCGATCCGTTCCGCTTCGACATCGCGCGCAAGCCGAACAAGCACATCGCGTTCGGCGTCGGCCCGCACTACTGCATCGGCCACACCATCGCCCGGGTGACACTGCGGATCGCGTTCGCCGAGCTGTTGGGCAACTTCACCGATCTGCAACTGGCGGCGAAACCGGTACGGCTGCGGTCGAACATCATCGCCGGTATCCGTGAGCTCAAGGTCACGGGGCGCCGTCGGAGTTCACCCGCCGCGGTCATCGGCTAG
- a CDS encoding diiron oxygenase: MRAFKSWYEDAGVRVGPRRRPGDDLDKKFFPEHLIPHLGHPLVQDAPEELRRYLSAQHLYQWLNFTAEFEVAVVMRATQQIADGRSGVPLARELRRDAMRICVDERYHALYSVDVVDLIEDSTGIPSLPYDFAPFLAHLDGVGDSYPQHRELVQLLQVVVFETLITSLIEDVPKDPEVMTVVRDTVRDHAEDERRHHAYFAVFFKELWAQLGSSERELVSRLLPEVIIRSLQPATQAARAALGVAGFSAAHTDQIVAESFDRTSVMAGIVVASAKTVALLERCGVLDLPGARERFQNAGFTTVR; encoded by the coding sequence GTGCGCGCCTTCAAATCCTGGTACGAGGACGCCGGTGTCCGCGTCGGACCCCGCCGGCGACCCGGAGACGACCTCGACAAGAAGTTCTTCCCGGAGCACCTCATTCCGCATCTGGGGCATCCGCTGGTGCAGGACGCACCGGAGGAACTGCGCCGGTACCTGTCGGCCCAGCACCTGTACCAGTGGCTGAACTTCACCGCGGAGTTCGAGGTAGCCGTCGTCATGCGCGCGACGCAGCAGATCGCCGACGGTCGCAGCGGCGTACCGCTGGCACGTGAGCTGCGCCGGGACGCGATGCGGATCTGCGTCGACGAGCGGTACCACGCGCTGTACAGCGTGGACGTCGTCGATCTGATCGAGGACAGCACCGGCATCCCGTCGCTGCCGTACGACTTCGCGCCGTTCCTCGCTCATCTCGACGGTGTCGGGGACAGCTACCCGCAGCACCGCGAGCTGGTCCAGCTGCTGCAGGTCGTGGTCTTCGAAACGCTGATCACCTCGCTCATCGAAGACGTCCCGAAGGACCCCGAGGTGATGACGGTCGTACGCGACACGGTGCGCGACCACGCCGAGGACGAGCGCCGCCACCACGCCTACTTCGCGGTGTTCTTCAAGGAACTCTGGGCCCAGCTGGGTAGTTCCGAGCGGGAACTGGTGTCGCGGCTGCTCCCGGAGGTGATCATCCGGTCCCTGCAGCCCGCCACCCAGGCGGCGCGCGCCGCGCTCGGTGTGGCCGGGTTCTCCGCGGCCCACACCGACCAGATCGTCGCCGAGTCCTTCGACCGCACGTCGGTCATGGCCGGCATCGTCGTCGCCTCTGCCAAGACGGTGGCGCTACTGGAGCGCTGCGGAGTGCTCGACCTCCCCGGTGCCCGAGAGAGGTTCCAGAATGCCGGATTCACCACTGTCCGCTGA
- a CDS encoding ornithine carbamoyltransferase, protein MPDSPLSAETRVGQPLLSLSALTPDDLGFVADLASEFGRDPGRFAGLLAGSRVGLLFTAPSTRTRTSFWSAATTLGCHIIHFGPGDIQVSTGETWRDTGLVLATYLDAVVARTNGPQADLAEMATAMPATVNALTKEEHPTQSIADLSALRDHFGPDARPRIAYLGLVNNTARSLAQLVALRDGMRLDVYSPAGHGLGEAELAELNRLAGREAVRQFDTIPVEPDPVDAVYTCRWQSMGSAPERAGEGWIEAFRPFAVSRETLRRFGGGEPAVFMHDLPARRDEEATSDVLDGEGSLVARQVFHKRSAAAAALIWTLRGRDIG, encoded by the coding sequence ATGCCGGATTCACCACTGTCCGCTGAGACCCGCGTCGGCCAGCCGCTGCTGTCGCTGTCCGCCCTCACCCCGGACGACCTCGGCTTCGTCGCCGACCTGGCGTCGGAGTTCGGCCGCGATCCCGGCCGTTTCGCCGGCCTGCTGGCGGGCTCGCGGGTCGGGCTGCTGTTCACCGCGCCGTCGACCCGCACGCGTACGTCCTTCTGGAGCGCCGCGACCACGCTGGGCTGCCACATCATCCACTTCGGGCCGGGCGACATCCAGGTGAGCACGGGAGAGACCTGGCGCGACACGGGTTTGGTGCTGGCCACCTACCTGGACGCCGTGGTCGCCCGTACGAACGGGCCACAGGCGGACCTGGCGGAGATGGCGACCGCGATGCCCGCCACGGTGAACGCGTTGACGAAGGAGGAACACCCCACCCAGTCGATCGCCGACCTGAGCGCGTTGCGCGATCACTTCGGCCCCGACGCGCGGCCGAGGATCGCGTACCTCGGGCTGGTGAACAACACGGCGCGTTCGCTCGCGCAGCTCGTGGCGCTGCGGGACGGGATGCGGCTCGACGTCTACAGCCCGGCGGGCCACGGACTGGGCGAGGCCGAGTTGGCCGAGCTGAACCGGCTGGCCGGGCGGGAGGCGGTGCGCCAGTTCGACACGATCCCGGTCGAGCCGGACCCCGTCGACGCCGTCTACACCTGCCGGTGGCAGTCGATGGGATCTGCTCCCGAGCGGGCGGGCGAGGGCTGGATCGAAGCGTTCCGGCCGTTCGCGGTCTCGCGCGAGACGCTGCGCCGCTTCGGCGGCGGCGAACCGGCCGTGTTCATGCACGACCTGCCCGCGAGGCGTGACGAGGAGGCCACCTCGGATGTGCTCGACGGCGAGGGCTCGCTGGTCGCCCGGCAGGTCTTCCACAAGAGGTCGGCGGCCGCCGCCGCGCTGATCTGGACCCTGCGTGGCCGTGACATCGGCTGA